DNA sequence from the Coffea arabica cultivar ET-39 chromosome 11c, Coffea Arabica ET-39 HiFi, whole genome shotgun sequence genome:
ACACCATCAAATGTATTGTTACAATGCTCACTGATGGGACTGGTGGAAGTAACAGTGCTTCCGGGAGCAATGGGGATAGCCTGCTTGAAGAACTAAATAGAGATGAAGAAAGCCATGAGAATACATGTACTGATGATGATATCAACATTGATGACAAGCAAGCTTGGATCAATGCTCAGTGGTATATTGCTTTGTTGTGCAGCATGTTTAACAAAtttgtttattatttttattattaagcTTGTGTTGCATAAAACATCTAAAATTTTCTTCCTTAATGTTTTACCTGCTAAGTTGGGAACCTGATCCAATAGAGGCTGATCCATTAAAGGGAAGCAGAAATAGAAGGAAGGTTGACATACTTGGAATGATTGTTAGCATTATTGGTTCAAAGGATCAGCTGGTAAATGAGTATCGTGTTATGCTGGCAGAAAAGCTTCTCAACAAACATGATTATGAAATTGACTCGGAGATTCGCACTTTGGAACTCTTGAAGGTGTATGATTGAAAATTTGGCACTGTTTAGTTTACATGACTCCTCTGATTGTACCTTCTTGTTAGGCTCATTCTAGTAATGCATTAGTTTCAGGTGTAAATATTCATGTTTCACTTTGTGTGATCAGATTCATTTTGGTGAGAGTAGCATGCAACGGTGTGAAATCATGCTCAATGACCTGATTGATTCCAAAAGGACCAACACGAATATAAAAGCAACTATTAAACAGCAACCTCAAGCAGGTTAAAATTTTTATGGCTTTTGTTTGTTCGTGTAGCTTTGTGGGTATAATTCAACCCTCAATAAGACATCTTTGATATTGAACATTAAATATATCTAAGAGTTCCTCCAGTTACAAGTTGAACTGTCATGACAATTACAGAGCAAGAGGAGCATGAAGAATCTTTGGATGTTCTCAGTGCTACAATCATATCGTCAAATTTCTGGCCACCTATCCAGGTTATGTAACAACTTCATCATTGATATTTCATCTCAATCATCTGCATATAGCTTCTGTCAAATTTTTGCCAATTGTGATTATGGAACTTCCAAGTCTTTCTTCCTTGAATAAAGAATATCACGATTTTCTAGATGCAACCTTCAAGACTAATTCCTGGGAATAAAAGAGTTGTGATTTTTCCCTTTGTCACTCCATGCAAGAGTTGTAATGGTTTGACCATTTTATCTGAATGAAAAGACTACAGCTTCTCAAAGTTCATTCTATTCGATTTTATGCATAGATAGTAATTTGATGTTATATCAATTAACGGCTTATTGGAGATCTAGTTTCTACAAAATTATGTAACACTCTTCAGATGTTGTCACTTATGAAAGGAAGTGTTATCTACTACTTATTTTTACCACCAGTAGGTTAACAAGAAAGTTTTAAGGAGAGTCAAGTCCCATTTGCTATGTTAGATTGAAAATTAGAAGCTGAAAATGAAGACGATACAATGAATCATATGTGTCTGAATAGTAATCTTTTGTGCTATGACCCCAATGGCCATCAGTTTTCTGCATTTGTGGTCCTTTGCTTCATCATGATAATTCTTTCCGGCTCTACGAATTATGACTCTTAAAGATTTTGCAGGATGAAACAGTCAATTTACCTGCACCAGTGGACCAGCTTTTAAGTGATTATGCTAGGTGGTTTAATCAAATTAAGACTCCTCGTAAACTACTCTGGAAGAAAAACCTTGGTACTGTAAAGGTTTGTCGATCCTAGACTAAATGACACTATCATAGTAGTATATAGATGTTTCTTTATATATTTCATTCTCTGCTGTCCTCATCCATTCACTATTTTGTCATTGCCACATTTTTTTTAGTTGGAGTTGCAATTTGGAAACAGAGAAGTGCCATTCACTGTCACTCCTCTACAGGCTTCAATTATCATGCAATTTCAAGATCATACAAGGTTAACTGGGAAAAGTCTTAAACTTTCTTGAATTTCTGTCACTTATTTGTGATCTTGATTAtgaataaaaattttgagatgattAGCAGAACTGATCTTTTACTTTCagttggagctccaaggatcTAGCTGCTGCTGTTGGGGTACCTGTTGATGTACTGAACAGGAGAATTAGTTTCTGGATCAGCAAGGTTAGGTTTGCTCAATCTTTTCTTAGTAAGAAGAtattaacctttggtcaaaaatttgGTCAAGGTGATCCTCTTGTACATGAGGAAAAGATTTTTTAACCTTGTTTGTGTTAGGCATGATAAAGTCTCTTTTTCTGTGTCTGTGTGTGTATTTGATGGAAGTCCTCTCACCTTGTAGAGATTGAAAACTGCCACTTTGTTGTGATCCTTCTTTACATGATCTGGCTCTTCAGTAATTCCTGCTACCTGTTACCCAACGTGTTAATTACACTGAGGAAGATTTTCTGTTTCTGATTAGAGGTAAAGAGGATAAAGGAAAAGAAACGGCAAGTATCTGATCAGTAACTCATGTATGCCAGAAGGAATTTTGAAACAAACCAAGGTTAATAAATATGGGCATTTGGAGAGCTTCTAAACAAGCAGGAGCGGTCCATTAGAATCTCTAGTGTAGCAATAATAGTGAGTGCAAAGCTGCATTTTTGTAGTCtgaaattatgcaattaaaacTGAATTTCAGTAATATTGAAActttagctctctctctctctctctctctctgcctcTACACCTACTGTTTACAAGCACCTTAGTGCATCTAAATAATCTTATAGGTAAATATATCGCTCTTCTGGGGTGAGTCTTCCATATAAGCATTTGCATTTTAACTGTCAAGGTTAAAAGTTGTGATAAGTTCCTCTATTTGGGTACAACTAGGGAGTTCTCACTGAATCAGGGGGCATGGATGCAAGTAGCCATGTCTTTACTCTGGTGGAGGCTGTTTCTGACAATAATAAAGCTGGTCCTAGCAATGGAAGCTTTGAGGAACTTATGGTGGGTGATGATGATGGGGAAAGATCAGTGGCCTCAGTCGAGGATCAGCTGCGAAAAGAAATGACTGTATACGAGGTGTATAACTagctattctttttctttttttgggtggtTTGTATATTTTCTATTTGCAGATTTGTCGCAACTTAGAGCAACACTTTTTCAGAttgcattttaatctttttctttctgatTCTTCCAATCTAAATTTGTATTTCAATCATGAAAGTCAATATTGTGCAGCAACTGTTTTGTTTATGAGGAAATATTTGTGTCCACTGCACTTAcccaaaaactatatttccaaCTTGTCATCTCTTCCAGTAGCTTTTATGATAAAAAGATCTGCAGTATCCTGCACCAATGGAGTGATGCTTATCTTGTTTCAGATGGTAATATATATAGTATTCTCTAGTCACGTACATTCATATTAACCTTGCTGAATTTGATTGTAGAAATTTATCACGGGTATGCTTACCAATTTTGGCAGCATGGCACTGGACCGGATTCATAATACTCTCAAGGTAATCATGTTCTTTGCCATCTAACAAGGTTTGTGATACAGATATAAGTAGTAAATTGCCTTGCTCATCAAATTACTTTTTCAGATGTT
Encoded proteins:
- the LOC113716696 gene encoding anaphase-promoting complex subunit 2 isoform X3, whose product is MLIHALHSESATKSECQIKSDAQNVPLIMKYQLMVSSVLMTSLPRHFPEILHWYFKGRLEELSTIMEEDDENENEHKVQDDMDVDEKRQLVSRSGDMDVDGCHHQRGFSEKNKLVKNIGMVVRNLRSLGLTSMVEDAYASAIYFLLKAKVQDLSGDDYRTSVLESIKGWIQAVPLQFLHALLAYLGDSTDYASHSSGLKSPLASRHSSCYFGSEEPSEGLVRWQLRLEYFAYETLQDLRIAKLFDIIVDYPDSAPAIEDLKQCLNYTGQHTKLVDSFISSLRYRLLTAGASTNDILHQYVSTIKALRTIDPAGVFLEAVSEPIREYLKGRKDTIKCIVTMLTDGTGGSNSASGSNGDSLLEELNRDEESHENTCTDDDINIDDKQAWINAQCWEPDPIEADPLKGSRNRRKVDILGMIVSIIGSKDQLVNEYRVMLAEKLLNKHDYEIDSEIRTLELLKIHFGESSMQRCEIMLNDLIDSKRTNTNIKATIKQQPQAEQEEHEESLDVLSATIISSNFWPPIQDETVNLPAPVDQLLSDYARWFNQIKTPRKLLWKKNLGTVKLELQFGNREVPFTVTPLQASIIMQFQDHTSWSSKDLAAAVGVPVDVLNRRISFWISKGVLTESGGMDASSHVFTLVEAVSDNNKAGPSNGSFEELMVGDDDGERSVASVEDQLRKEMTVYEKFITGMLTNFGSMALDRIHNTLKMFCIADPPYDKSLQQLQSFLYGLVAEEKLEFRDGMYLLKK